In a single window of the Delftia tsuruhatensis genome:
- the rlmD gene encoding 23S rRNA (uracil(1939)-C(5))-methyltransferase RlmD, whose protein sequence is MSESRDDKIPDNLPEADTDAPALPDGWLRVLSMDMDAQGVARKSDGKVVFIDGALPTELVSANTHRKKNNWEAASLTAIHRESSQRVRPGCPNFGLHAGACGGCKMQHLHVGAQVAIKQRVLEDNLWHLAKVRPGMLLRPIEGPSWGYRFRSRLSVRYVAKKGKVLVGFHERKSRYIADMETCRILPPHVDAMLLPMRALIASLDARETCPQIEVACGDAVTALVLRHLEPLSPEDKARLTAFAAEHNVQWWLQPKGPDTVHRMEQGGAQLDYGLPDFGITMPFKPTDFTQVNPHINRVMVSRALRLLDAQRSDRVIDWFCGLGNFTLPIATQAREVLGIEGSDALVQRSHENYAANNAQRPASDKLAPTSFVARNLFEMTPEMLIADGVADKWLVDPPREGAFALSKALADIHQGRTGAEDAPALPAGHESWSFPQRIVYVSCNPATLARDAGLLVHQAGYRCVSAGVINMFPHTAHVESMAVFERCGD, encoded by the coding sequence ATGAGTGAATCCCGCGACGACAAGATCCCCGACAACCTTCCTGAAGCCGACACCGATGCGCCCGCGCTGCCCGATGGCTGGCTGCGCGTGCTGTCCATGGACATGGATGCCCAGGGCGTGGCCCGCAAGAGCGATGGCAAGGTGGTGTTCATCGACGGCGCCCTGCCCACCGAGCTGGTCAGCGCCAACACCCACCGCAAGAAAAACAACTGGGAAGCGGCCAGCCTGACGGCCATTCACCGCGAATCCTCCCAGCGCGTGCGCCCTGGCTGCCCTAACTTCGGGCTGCATGCCGGTGCCTGCGGCGGCTGCAAGATGCAGCATCTGCATGTGGGCGCCCAGGTCGCGATCAAGCAGCGTGTGCTGGAGGACAATCTCTGGCACCTGGCCAAGGTCAGGCCCGGGATGCTGCTGCGCCCCATCGAGGGGCCTTCCTGGGGCTATCGCTTCCGCTCGCGCCTGTCGGTGCGCTACGTGGCCAAGAAGGGCAAGGTGCTGGTGGGCTTTCACGAGCGCAAGAGCCGCTACATCGCCGACATGGAGACTTGCAGGATCCTGCCACCCCATGTGGATGCCATGCTGCTGCCCATGCGTGCGCTGATCGCCTCCCTGGACGCGCGCGAAACCTGCCCTCAGATCGAGGTGGCCTGCGGTGATGCCGTCACCGCCCTGGTGCTGCGCCACCTGGAACCGCTGTCACCGGAGGACAAGGCCAGGCTCACGGCCTTCGCGGCCGAGCACAATGTGCAGTGGTGGCTGCAGCCCAAGGGGCCGGACACGGTGCACCGGATGGAGCAGGGCGGCGCGCAGCTCGACTATGGTCTTCCCGATTTCGGCATCACCATGCCGTTCAAGCCCACGGATTTCACCCAGGTCAACCCCCACATCAACCGCGTCATGGTCTCGCGGGCGCTTCGCCTGCTGGATGCGCAAAGGAGCGATCGGGTGATCGACTGGTTCTGCGGCCTGGGCAACTTCACGCTGCCCATCGCCACGCAGGCGCGCGAGGTGCTGGGTATCGAAGGCAGCGATGCCCTGGTGCAGCGCTCCCACGAAAACTATGCGGCCAACAATGCGCAGCGGCCGGCCAGTGACAAGCTGGCGCCGACCTCCTTTGTCGCGCGCAATCTTTTCGAGATGACGCCCGAGATGCTGATTGCCGACGGCGTGGCCGACAAGTGGCTGGTCGATCCTCCACGCGAGGGCGCATTCGCCTTGTCCAAGGCGCTGGCCGATATCCACCAGGGGCGCACCGGTGCCGAGGATGCGCCTGCCTTGCCGGCGGGGCACGAGTCCTGGTCCTTCCCGCAGCGCATCGTGTATGTGAGCTGCAATCCGGCCACGCTGGCGCGCGACGCCGGCCTGCTGGTCCACCAGGCCGGCTACCGCTGCGTTTCGGCCGGTGTGATCAACATGTTCCCGCACACGGCCCACGTGGAAAGCATGGCGGTCTTCGAGCGCTGCGGGGACTGA
- a CDS encoding GlcG/HbpS family heme-binding protein, whose protein sequence is MKTKHELELADVKAIAAAAEAEALKNKWAVTIAIVDDGGHLLWLQRLDGAAAVSAHIAPSKARSAALGRRDTKGYEDMINNGRTAFLSAPTVDGLLEGGVAIMKDGQCLGAVGVSGVKANEDAQVASAGIAALGL, encoded by the coding sequence ATGAAGACCAAGCATGAACTCGAACTTGCCGATGTGAAGGCCATTGCCGCGGCCGCCGAAGCCGAGGCGTTGAAGAACAAATGGGCCGTGACCATCGCCATCGTCGATGATGGCGGCCATCTGCTGTGGCTGCAGCGCCTGGATGGCGCCGCAGCGGTCTCGGCCCACATCGCTCCGTCCAAGGCCCGTTCGGCCGCCCTGGGCCGCCGCGATACCAAGGGCTACGAAGACATGATCAACAACGGCCGCACGGCCTTCCTGAGCGCCCCCACCGTGGATGGCCTGCTTGAAGGCGGCGTTGCCATCATGAAGGACGGCCAGTGCCTGGGCGCCGTGGGTGTCAGTGGCGTCAAGGCCAATGAAGATGCGCAGGTGGCCAGCGCCGGCATTGCCGCCCTGGGCCTGTGA
- a CDS encoding GbsR/MarR family transcriptional regulator, translating into MQLSPIAYRFIHHWGDMGSSWGVNRTVAQIHALLFFHGRPLNAEEIADTLGAARSNVSNSLKELLGWELIRASRRPGDRRDYFETSSDVWELLRTIVRERKQREFDPTSEMLRALIAEPGFEDESPDTQDRVHETLRLMESLGIWTDEMLRLSPSTLDKLLRLGASVQRFVRAESGAGGQRRRRT; encoded by the coding sequence ATGCAACTGAGTCCCATCGCATACCGCTTCATCCACCACTGGGGCGACATGGGCAGCAGCTGGGGGGTGAACCGCACGGTCGCCCAGATCCATGCCCTGCTGTTCTTCCATGGCCGCCCGCTCAACGCCGAGGAGATCGCCGACACCCTGGGCGCCGCGCGCTCCAACGTCAGCAACAGCCTCAAGGAGCTGCTCGGCTGGGAGCTGATCCGCGCCAGCCGCAGGCCCGGCGACCGCCGTGACTACTTCGAGACCTCCTCCGACGTCTGGGAACTGCTGCGCACCATCGTGCGCGAGCGCAAGCAGCGCGAGTTCGACCCGACCTCCGAGATGCTGCGCGCCCTGATCGCCGAACCCGGCTTCGAGGACGAATCCCCCGACACCCAGGACCGCGTGCACGAGACGCTGCGCCTCATGGAGTCCCTGGGCATCTGGACCGACGAGATGCTGCGCCTGTCGCCCTCCACGCTGGACAAGCTGCTGCGGCTGGGCGCGAGCGTGCAACGTTTCGTCCGGGCAGAGTCCGGTGCCGGTGGCCAACGCAGGCGCCGGACCTGA
- a CDS encoding TOBE domain-containing protein, with product MSIQAINVRNQFKGQVREIIRGDVVSEVDVQTPWGVVTSVITTRSVDELGLVVGSDVVALVKSTEVSIAKL from the coding sequence ATGTCCATCCAAGCCATCAACGTGCGCAACCAGTTCAAGGGCCAGGTGCGCGAAATCATCCGCGGCGACGTCGTCTCCGAAGTCGATGTGCAGACGCCCTGGGGCGTGGTCACGTCGGTCATCACCACGCGCTCGGTGGATGAGCTGGGCCTGGTGGTGGGCTCCGATGTCGTGGCGCTGGTCAAGTCCACCGAGGTGTCCATCGCCAAGCTGTGA
- a CDS encoding NAD-dependent epimerase/dehydratase family protein, whose amino-acid sequence MRILVCGGSGFIGRHVVNLLALSGHDPVARSRHSMPVLDYAKATTPEAWLPHLAGIDAVVNAVGVLRDSASRPIDAMHTLAPVALFDACAAAGVRRVVQISALGVEGSATRYASTKRAADEHLLALTAAGRLQGSVVRPSVVFGAGGASSEMFLAMARLPALLLPRPVQQARVQPVAVRDLAEAVARLATQAGPMGLTEIGGPLPLPLAALIASLRAQMGRSPARVATLPGWLSRASARAGDWISVSPWCSETLALLASDNVTDPAGLEALLGRPGIAPSRLLATLHHG is encoded by the coding sequence ATGCGCATCCTGGTCTGCGGCGGTTCCGGCTTCATCGGCCGCCATGTCGTCAATCTCCTGGCCCTGTCAGGCCATGACCCCGTGGCGCGCAGCCGCCATTCCATGCCGGTGCTGGACTATGCCAAGGCCACCACCCCCGAGGCCTGGCTGCCCCACCTGGCCGGCATCGACGCGGTGGTCAATGCCGTGGGCGTGCTGCGCGACAGTGCTTCCCGGCCCATCGACGCCATGCACACCCTTGCGCCCGTGGCCCTGTTCGATGCGTGCGCCGCGGCCGGCGTACGGCGCGTGGTGCAGATCTCGGCCCTGGGCGTCGAGGGCAGCGCGACACGCTATGCGAGTACCAAGCGTGCCGCCGACGAGCACCTGCTGGCGCTGACTGCGGCCGGCCGGCTGCAAGGCAGCGTGGTGCGCCCCAGCGTGGTGTTCGGCGCGGGCGGCGCCAGCAGCGAGATGTTCCTGGCCATGGCGCGGCTGCCGGCGCTGCTGCTGCCGCGCCCCGTGCAGCAGGCGCGCGTGCAGCCCGTGGCCGTGCGCGACCTGGCCGAGGCCGTGGCCCGTCTGGCCACCCAGGCCGGGCCCATGGGACTGACCGAGATCGGCGGCCCCCTGCCATTGCCGCTGGCCGCGCTGATCGCCAGCCTGCGCGCGCAGATGGGCCGCTCCCCGGCCCGGGTGGCCACCCTGCCCGGCTGGCTCAGCCGTGCCAGCGCACGCGCCGGCGACTGGATCAGCGTCTCGCCCTGGTGCAGCGAGACCCTGGCACTGCTGGCCAGCGACAACGTCACCGACCCCGCCGGCCTCGAAGCCCTGCTGGGCCGTCCCGGCATTGCGCCGTCCCGGTTGCTGGCCACGCTGCACCATGGCTGA
- a CDS encoding DUF2269 family protein: MNLYLLLKTLHIASSVLLVGTGLGSAFYMFFANRSGSVAAQAVVSRLVVRADWWFTTPCVVIQPLSGIAMAHMAGWPLTTPWLALSLGLYLLAGACWLPVVWLQMRMARMAQDADARQSALPALYAAYARRWEALGYPAFIAMAVTYYLMVNKPALWG, translated from the coding sequence ATGAACCTCTATCTGCTGCTCAAGACCCTGCACATCGCCTCCAGCGTGCTGCTGGTGGGGACGGGCCTGGGCTCGGCCTTCTACATGTTCTTCGCCAACCGCAGCGGCAGCGTCGCGGCCCAGGCCGTGGTCAGCCGCCTCGTGGTGCGCGCCGACTGGTGGTTCACCACGCCCTGCGTGGTGATACAGCCCCTGAGCGGGATCGCCATGGCCCATATGGCCGGCTGGCCGCTGACCACGCCCTGGCTGGCCCTGTCGCTGGGCCTGTACCTGCTGGCCGGTGCCTGCTGGCTGCCCGTGGTCTGGCTGCAGATGCGCATGGCACGCATGGCCCAGGATGCCGATGCGCGGCAGTCGGCCCTGCCTGCGCTTTATGCCGCCTATGCGCGCCGCTGGGAGGCGCTGGGCTACCCGGCCTTCATCGCCATGGCCGTGACCTACTACCTGATGGTCAACAAGCCCGCGCTCTGGGGCTGA
- a CDS encoding Bax inhibitor-1/YccA family protein gives MNDQVTTLGSAGYGVSQQERNRVLRNTYWLLALSLLPTVLGAWLGVATSITRSLTGGLGLIVFLGGAFGFMFAIEKTKNSAAGVPVLLGFTFFMGLMLSRMIGMILGFKNGSELIMTAFAGTAGVFLVMASLATVIKRDLSGMGKFLFVGVLVLFVGSIINVFIGSTAGMMAISVAAIGIFSAYMLYDLKQIIDGGETNYISATLALYLDLFNVFQSLLALLGIMGGERD, from the coding sequence ATGAATGATCAAGTCACCACACTGGGCTCTGCGGGCTACGGTGTCTCGCAGCAAGAGCGCAATCGCGTATTGCGCAACACCTACTGGCTGCTGGCCCTGAGTCTTCTCCCCACCGTGCTGGGCGCTTGGCTGGGCGTGGCCACAAGCATCACGCGCTCGCTGACCGGCGGGTTGGGGCTGATCGTCTTCCTGGGCGGCGCCTTCGGCTTCATGTTCGCCATCGAGAAGACCAAGAACTCCGCGGCCGGCGTGCCAGTCCTGCTGGGCTTCACGTTCTTCATGGGCCTGATGCTGTCGCGCATGATCGGCATGATCCTGGGCTTCAAGAACGGCTCCGAGCTGATCATGACCGCCTTTGCAGGCACGGCCGGCGTCTTCCTGGTCATGGCCTCCCTGGCGACGGTGATCAAGCGCGACCTGTCGGGCATGGGCAAGTTCCTGTTCGTCGGTGTGCTGGTGCTGTTCGTGGGCTCCATCATCAACGTCTTCATCGGCTCCACGGCCGGCATGATGGCGATCTCGGTGGCAGCCATCGGCATCTTCAGCGCCTACATGCTGTATGACCTCAAGCAGATCATCGACGGCGGCGAGACCAACTACATCAGCGCCACGCTGGCCCTGTACCTGGACCTGTTCAACGTGTTCCAGAGCCTGCTGGCCCTGCTGGGCATCATGGGTGGCGAGCGCGACTGA
- a CDS encoding DoxX-like family protein, whose protein sequence is MAEPAIHTVPAPLRAMHASLIAVWLGTALVSALEHRGLSVQVLADAGIHDARWQALLIWSGLLADLAVGLALWLRPGRASYRAALLLMAAMTVVATVMQPSLWLHPLGPLLKNLPIAAMLLHLMSANTLPKETA, encoded by the coding sequence ATGGCTGAACCTGCCATCCATACCGTCCCCGCGCCGCTGCGCGCCATGCACGCCAGCCTGATCGCCGTCTGGCTGGGCACGGCCCTGGTCAGTGCGCTGGAGCACCGGGGCCTGAGCGTGCAGGTGCTGGCCGACGCCGGCATCCACGATGCGCGCTGGCAGGCCCTGCTGATCTGGAGCGGCCTGCTGGCCGACCTGGCCGTGGGCCTGGCGCTGTGGCTGCGGCCCGGCCGTGCCAGCTACCGGGCTGCCCTGCTTCTGATGGCGGCCATGACCGTGGTCGCCACGGTCATGCAGCCCTCGCTATGGCTGCATCCGCTGGGCCCCCTGCTCAAGAACCTGCCGATCGCAGCCATGCTGCTGCACCTCATGTCGGCCAACACCCTGCCGAAGGAGACCGCATGA